The following are from one region of the Mangifera indica cultivar Alphonso chromosome 14, CATAS_Mindica_2.1, whole genome shotgun sequence genome:
- the LOC123196216 gene encoding myb family transcription factor PHL11-like isoform X2, whose amino-acid sequence MERNNFGAGGGGSNGYENGVTTSRDAKPRLRWTADLHRRFVDAVTKLGGPDKATPKSVLRVMGIKALTLYHLKSHLQYRLGQQTSRQNPSQQHYGLSLAQFIHDSYSPGVDDQEGEISVTEALKCQAQIQQRLQEQLEVQKRLQMRIEAQGKYLQTILDKAQKTLPLHNMDMSFNLALPNLMENISESDRKGNVIEINGMSQKAGGSAFQIRGACKREEDGDNEDVKLGLNSKGRLDFVSANGIVLDGSLLSYKR is encoded by the exons ATGGAGAGAAATAATTTTGGTGCAGGAGGAGGTGGCAGCAACGGTTACGAGAACGGAGTGACTACGAGTCGAGACGCGAAGCCGAGGCTGCGGTGGACGGCTGATCTTCATCGTCGTTTCGTCGACGCCGTCACCAAACTTGGAGGCCCTGACA AGGCAACTCCCAAGTCCGTATTGAGAGTGATGGGCATAAAGGCCTTGACATTGTACCATTTAAAGAGCCATTTACAG TATAGGCTTGGACAACAGACATCGAGACAAAACCCTTCACAACAACATTATG GGTTATCGTTGGCACAATTCATTCATGATTCTTATTCACCAGGAGTTGATGATCAAGAAGG AGAAATCTCAGTGACAGAGGCATTGAAATGTCAAGCCCAAATCCAGCAGAGGTTACAAGAGCAGCTTGAGGTACAAAAGAGATTACAAATGAGAATAGAGGCACAGGGGAAGTACCTGCAAACAATATTAGATAAAGCTCAGAAGACCCTCCCCCTTCACAACATGGACATGAGCTTCAACTTGGCTTTGCCAAATCTCATGGAAAACATTAGTGAATCAGATCGAAAAGGGAATGTAATCGAGATAAATGGTATGTCGCAGAAGGCTGGTGGTTCTGCCTTCCAAATTCGAGGAGCCTGTaagagagaagaagatggtgataATGAAGATGTTAAGCTTGGGTTGAATAGCAAAGGGAGGCTTGATTTTGTTTCTGCAAATGGGATTGTATTGGATGGAAGTTTGCTTTcatataagagataa
- the LOC123196216 gene encoding myb family transcription factor PHL11-like isoform X1 has translation MERNNFGAGGGGSNGYENGVTTSRDAKPRLRWTADLHRRFVDAVTKLGGPDKATPKSVLRVMGIKALTLYHLKSHLQKYRLGQQTSRQNPSQQHYGLSLAQFIHDSYSPGVDDQEGEISVTEALKCQAQIQQRLQEQLEVQKRLQMRIEAQGKYLQTILDKAQKTLPLHNMDMSFNLALPNLMENISESDRKGNVIEINGMSQKAGGSAFQIRGACKREEDGDNEDVKLGLNSKGRLDFVSANGIVLDGSLLSYKR, from the exons ATGGAGAGAAATAATTTTGGTGCAGGAGGAGGTGGCAGCAACGGTTACGAGAACGGAGTGACTACGAGTCGAGACGCGAAGCCGAGGCTGCGGTGGACGGCTGATCTTCATCGTCGTTTCGTCGACGCCGTCACCAAACTTGGAGGCCCTGACA AGGCAACTCCCAAGTCCGTATTGAGAGTGATGGGCATAAAGGCCTTGACATTGTACCATTTAAAGAGCCATTTACAG AAGTATAGGCTTGGACAACAGACATCGAGACAAAACCCTTCACAACAACATTATG GGTTATCGTTGGCACAATTCATTCATGATTCTTATTCACCAGGAGTTGATGATCAAGAAGG AGAAATCTCAGTGACAGAGGCATTGAAATGTCAAGCCCAAATCCAGCAGAGGTTACAAGAGCAGCTTGAGGTACAAAAGAGATTACAAATGAGAATAGAGGCACAGGGGAAGTACCTGCAAACAATATTAGATAAAGCTCAGAAGACCCTCCCCCTTCACAACATGGACATGAGCTTCAACTTGGCTTTGCCAAATCTCATGGAAAACATTAGTGAATCAGATCGAAAAGGGAATGTAATCGAGATAAATGGTATGTCGCAGAAGGCTGGTGGTTCTGCCTTCCAAATTCGAGGAGCCTGTaagagagaagaagatggtgataATGAAGATGTTAAGCTTGGGTTGAATAGCAAAGGGAGGCTTGATTTTGTTTCTGCAAATGGGATTGTATTGGATGGAAGTTTGCTTTcatataagagataa
- the LOC123196214 gene encoding cyclin-dependent kinase F-4-like isoform X3, producing MISTGGVMQTFAEIGVGYIAHFYKYKLIKEVGDGTFGSVWRAINKQSGEVVAIKKMKKKYYSWDECINLREVKSLRKMNHPNIVKLKEVIRENDILYFVFEYMECNLYQLMKDREKLFSETEIRNWCFQVFQGLAYLHQRGYFHRDLKPENLLVSKDIIRIADFGLAREINSSPPYTEYVSTRCEADEIYKICSVIGTPTKDSWADGLLLARAINYQFPQLAGVHLSSLIPSASEDALNLIRLLCSWDPCKRPTAAEALQHPFFQSCFCVPPSLRSRAAVTRTPPSAGTRGVLDQQGARRYSGAISNSKLFSNFSSPKLNASMITGVQRKLEMVNQNQAATSNDKYTSSIPKQTKYRPVLRKSPTSINKGRTVRGVSDAAEKLANMTIGSRRQSVGQLLKAPPMKTGVEWNTESGGDMFLRSTQPLQPGRSYTRKVAG from the exons ATGATCAGTACAGGAGGCGTAATGCAAACATTTGCTGAGATAGGTGTTGGATATATAGCGCACTTTTACAA GTACAAGTTAATCAAGGAAGTAGGTGATGGAACATTTGGGAGTGTTTGGCGAGCTATTAATAAGCAGTCTGGTGAAGTT GTTGCtattaagaaaatgaagaagaaatattattcATGGGATGAGTGCATTAATCTTAGAGAAGTTAAA TCGTTGCGGAAAATGAATCATCCAAATATTGTGAAGCTTAAGGAAGTTATCAGAGAAAATGACATCTTGTATTTTGTGTTTGAATACATG GAATGCAACCTTTACCAACTTATGAAAGATAGAGAAAAGCTTTTCTCTGAAACTGAAATCAGAAATTGGTGTTTCCAAGTTTTTCAAGGCCTGGCTTATTTGCACCAGCGGGGATATTTTCATCGTGACCTTAAACCtg AGAACTTGCTTGTTTCAAAAGACATAATAAGGATTGCTGATTTTGGTCTTGCACGGGAGATCAATTCAAGTCCACCATATACGGAGTATGTCTCAACACGGTG TGAAGCCGATGAAATCTACAAAATATGCAGTGTTATAGGAACTCCAACTAAGGATTCTTGGGCTGATGGACTTCTACTTGCAAGAGCTATAAACTATCAATTCCCACAG ttagcTGGTGTCCATCTCTCTTCATTAATACCATCGGCAAGTGAGGATGCACTTAATCTGATTAGG ttGCTTTGTTCTTGGGATCCCTGCAAGAGGCCTACTGCTGCAGAGGCCTTGCAACACCCATTCTTCCAG AGTTGCTTTTGTGTTCCGCCATCTCTTCGCTCCAGAGCAGCCGTCACGAGAACGCCTCCATCTG CTGGAACAAGGGGAGTATTGGACCAGCAAGGTGCTAGGAGGTATTCTGGGGCAATATCTAATTCAAAGCTCTTTAGtaatttttcttctccaaaGTTAAATGCTTCCATGATTACAG GTGTGCAACGCAAGCTTGAAATGGTTAATCAGAATCAG GCTGCCACTAGTAATGATAAATACACAAGTAGCATTCCTAAGCAAACAAAATATCGCCCAGTGCTTAGGAAGAGTCCAA CCTCGATAAACAAAGGTAGAACAGTGCGTGGAGTTTCAGATGCAGCTGAAAAGTTGGCAAATATGACAATAGGTAGCCGCAGGCAGTCTGTGGGGCAGTTGCTGAAGGCGCCTCCTATGAAGACTGGAGTAGAGTGGAACACTGAGTCAGGAGGTGATATGTTTCTGAGATCTACTCAACCACTGCAGCCGGGGAGAAGTTACACAAGGAAAGTTGCTGGCTAA
- the LOC123196214 gene encoding cyclin-dependent kinase F-4-like isoform X1, whose protein sequence is MISTGGVMQTFAEIGVGYIAHFYKYKLIKEVGDGTFGSVWRAINKQSGEVVAIKKMKKKYYSWDECINLREVKSLRKMNHPNIVKLKEVIRENDILYFVFEYMECNLYQLMKDREKLFSETEIRNWCFQVFQGLAYLHQRGYFHRDLKPENLLVSKDIIRIADFGLAREINSSPPYTEYVSTRWYRAPEVLLQSYLYSSKVDMWAMGSIMAELITLRPLFPGSSEADEIYKICSVIGTPTKDSWADGLLLARAINYQFPQLAGVHLSSLIPSASEDALNLIRLLCSWDPCKRPTAAEALQHPFFQSCFCVPPSLRSRAAVTRTPPSAGTRGVLDQQGARRYSGAISNSKLFSNFSSPKLNASMITGVQRKLEMVNQNQAATSNDKYTSSIPKQTKYRPVLRKSPTSINKGRTVRGVSDAAEKLANMTIGSRRQSVGQLLKAPPMKTGVEWNTESGGDMFLRSTQPLQPGRSYTRKVAG, encoded by the exons ATGATCAGTACAGGAGGCGTAATGCAAACATTTGCTGAGATAGGTGTTGGATATATAGCGCACTTTTACAA GTACAAGTTAATCAAGGAAGTAGGTGATGGAACATTTGGGAGTGTTTGGCGAGCTATTAATAAGCAGTCTGGTGAAGTT GTTGCtattaagaaaatgaagaagaaatattattcATGGGATGAGTGCATTAATCTTAGAGAAGTTAAA TCGTTGCGGAAAATGAATCATCCAAATATTGTGAAGCTTAAGGAAGTTATCAGAGAAAATGACATCTTGTATTTTGTGTTTGAATACATG GAATGCAACCTTTACCAACTTATGAAAGATAGAGAAAAGCTTTTCTCTGAAACTGAAATCAGAAATTGGTGTTTCCAAGTTTTTCAAGGCCTGGCTTATTTGCACCAGCGGGGATATTTTCATCGTGACCTTAAACCtg AGAACTTGCTTGTTTCAAAAGACATAATAAGGATTGCTGATTTTGGTCTTGCACGGGAGATCAATTCAAGTCCACCATATACGGAGTATGTCTCAACACGGTG GTATCGAGCCCCTGAAGTGCTTCTTCAGTCTTACCTGTATAGTTCTAAAGTTG ACATGTGGGCTATGGGTTCTATCATGGCTGAGTTGATTACGCTCCGTCCTCTCTTTCCTGGTTCTAG TGAAGCCGATGAAATCTACAAAATATGCAGTGTTATAGGAACTCCAACTAAGGATTCTTGGGCTGATGGACTTCTACTTGCAAGAGCTATAAACTATCAATTCCCACAG ttagcTGGTGTCCATCTCTCTTCATTAATACCATCGGCAAGTGAGGATGCACTTAATCTGATTAGG ttGCTTTGTTCTTGGGATCCCTGCAAGAGGCCTACTGCTGCAGAGGCCTTGCAACACCCATTCTTCCAG AGTTGCTTTTGTGTTCCGCCATCTCTTCGCTCCAGAGCAGCCGTCACGAGAACGCCTCCATCTG CTGGAACAAGGGGAGTATTGGACCAGCAAGGTGCTAGGAGGTATTCTGGGGCAATATCTAATTCAAAGCTCTTTAGtaatttttcttctccaaaGTTAAATGCTTCCATGATTACAG GTGTGCAACGCAAGCTTGAAATGGTTAATCAGAATCAG GCTGCCACTAGTAATGATAAATACACAAGTAGCATTCCTAAGCAAACAAAATATCGCCCAGTGCTTAGGAAGAGTCCAA CCTCGATAAACAAAGGTAGAACAGTGCGTGGAGTTTCAGATGCAGCTGAAAAGTTGGCAAATATGACAATAGGTAGCCGCAGGCAGTCTGTGGGGCAGTTGCTGAAGGCGCCTCCTATGAAGACTGGAGTAGAGTGGAACACTGAGTCAGGAGGTGATATGTTTCTGAGATCTACTCAACCACTGCAGCCGGGGAGAAGTTACACAAGGAAAGTTGCTGGCTAA
- the LOC123196292 gene encoding protein ENHANCED DISEASE RESISTANCE 2-like has protein sequence MSSKVVYEGWMVRYGRRKIGRSFIHMRYFVLETRLLAYYKKKPQDNQVPIKTLLIDGNCRVEDRGLKTHHGHMVYVLSVYNKKEKYHRITMAAFNIQEALIWKEKIEHVIDQHQDSQVANGNKYISFEYKSGMDNGRTASSSDQESQFGAQEDEDDGHPHLMRRTTIGNGPPDSVYDWTREVDSELSDQNANNQAFSRKHWRLLQCQNGLRIFEELLEVDYLPRSCSRAMKAVGVVEASCEEIFELVMSMDGTRFEWDCSFQYGSLVEEVDGHTAILYHRLQLDWFPMFVWPRDLCYVRYWRRNDDGSYVVLFRSREHENCGPQPGYVRAHVESGGFNISPLKSRNGKPRTQVQHLMQIDLKGWGVGYISMFQQHCLLQMLNSVAGLREWFAQTDERGAPPRIPVMVNMASASVSSKKNPSLHETSFHPSQSLDQMTAAGRNSIMDEYSDEDEEYQIAESEQEAYQTKYENDVKRIALEEEPTHQIDLSCFSGNLRHDNRDYSRDCWRISEGNNFRVRGKQFCYDKSKIPAGKHLMDLVAVDWFKDTKRMDHVARRQGCAAQVASEKGLFSVVFNLQVPASIHYSMVFYFVTRELVPGSLLQRFIDGDDEFRNSRLKLIPSVPKGSWIVRQSVGSTPCLLGKAVDCTYIRGPKYLEVDVDIGSSTVANGVLGLVIGVITTLVVDLAFLVQANTIDELPERLIGAVRVSHIELSSAITPTLEPGTP, from the exons atgtcatcgAAGGTGGTGTATGAAGGATGGATGGTGAGATATGGAAGGAGGAAGATCGGGAGATCATTTATTCATATGCGGTATTTCGTGCTCGAGACTCGTCTTCTGGCTTACTACAAGAAGAAACCTCAAGATAATCAG GTTCCCATCAAGACGTTGTTAATTGATGGAAATTGTCGGGTTGAGGATCGAGGCTTGAAGACTCATCATGGACAT ATGGTTTATGTTTTGTCTGTTTACAACAAGAAAGAGAAGTACCATAGAATCACG ATGGCAGCATTTAATATTCAAGAGGCATTAATATGGAAGGAGAAAATTGAGCATGTGATTGATCAG CATCAGGATTCACAAGTTGCAAATGGtaacaaatatatttcttttgaatATAAATCTGGAATGGATAATGGGAGGACTGCTTCATCTTCGGACCAAGAAAGCCA GTTTGGTGCACAGGAAGATGAGGATGATGGACACCCACATTTGATGCGGAGAACAACAATTGGAAATG GTCCTCCTGATTCGGTATATGACTGGACTCGAGAGGTTGATTCAGAGTTGTCAGACCAGAATGCTaacaatcaagcattttctCGAAAGCATTGGCGTCTTTTGCAGTGCCAAAATG GACTCCGTATTTTTGAAGAGCTTCTTGAAGTTGATTACCTT CCAAGAAGCTGTAGCAGAGCAATGAAGGCTGTAGGAGTTGTGGAGGCTTCatgtgaagaaatatttgagctTGTAATGAGCATGGATGGAACACGATTTGA GTGGGATTGCAGTTTCCAGTATGGTAGCTTAGTTGAAGAGGTTGATGGGCATACAGCTATACTCTATCATAGACTTCAGCTGGACTGGTTCCCTAT GTTTGTGTGGCCTCGGGATCTTTGCTATGTACGCTATTGGCGTAGAAATGATGATGGGAGTTACG TTGTGCTGTTCCGTTCTAGGGAGCATGAGAACTGTGGTCCACAACCAGGATATGTGCGAGCTCACGTCGAGA GTGGAGGGTTCAATATTTCTCCACTAAAATCTCGAAATGGGAAGCCTAGAACACAGGTGCAGCACCTTATGCAGATTGATCTTAAAGGATGGGGTGTGGGTTATATTTCAATGTTTCAACAACATTGTCTTCTTCAGATGTTAAATAGTGTCGCTG GTCTGCGTGAATGGTTTGCTCAAACAGATGAAAGGGGTGCTCCTCCAAGAATACCTGTTATGGTTAATATGGCTTCAGCTTCTGTTTCTTCTAAAAAGAATCCAAGTCTGCATGAGACATCATTTCATCCTAGTCAATCTCTTGATCAGATGACTGCTGCTGGCAGGAACTCTATTATGGATGAATACTCTGATGAGGATGAAGAATATCAAATAGCTGAGTCAGAACAAGAG GCATACCAAACAAAGTACGAGAATGATGTCAAGAGAATAG ccTTGGAAGAAGAGCCAACCCATCAAATTGATTTGTCTTGTTTCTCCGGAAATCTGCGGCATGATAACCGTGATTATTCTCGTGACTGTTGGAGAATTTCTGAGGGAAACAATTTCAGAGTTCGTGGCAAGCAGTTTTGTTATGACAAATCAAAG ATTCCTGCGGGGAAACATTTAATGGATCTTGTTGCTGTTGATTGGTTCAAAGACACAAAGAGGATGGACCATGTTGCTAGGCGTCAAGGATGTGCTGCACAA GTTGCTTCAGAAAAAGGGCTTTTTTCTGTGGTCTTTAATCTTCAA GTTCCTGCTTCAATACACTACAGTATGGTATTTTATTTTGTGACGAGGGAATTAGTACCCGGATCCCTTTTGCAACGGTTtattgatggtgatgatgaattTCGCAATAGTAGACTGAAGCTTATTCCTTCCGTCCCTAAG GGATCATGGATTGTGCGCCAAAGTGTTGGAAGCACCCCTTGTTTATTGGGAAAAGCAGTTGATTGCACCTATATTCGTGGCCCCAAATACTTAGAA GTTGACGTTGATATTGGTTCTTCTACCGTTGCTAATGGAGTTTTAGGCCTTGTGATTGGTGTGATCACGACATTGGTGGTTGATCTGGCTTTCCTTGTACAG GCAAATACAATAGATGAATTACCAGAACGGCTGATCGGTGCAGTACGTGTTTCTCATATAGAGCTGTCGTCTGCAATAACCCCAACGCTAGAACCAGGTACACCATGA
- the LOC123196214 gene encoding cyclin-dependent kinase F-4-like isoform X2, translating to MERYKLIKEVGDGTFGSVWRAINKQSGEVVAIKKMKKKYYSWDECINLREVKSLRKMNHPNIVKLKEVIRENDILYFVFEYMECNLYQLMKDREKLFSETEIRNWCFQVFQGLAYLHQRGYFHRDLKPENLLVSKDIIRIADFGLAREINSSPPYTEYVSTRWYRAPEVLLQSYLYSSKVDMWAMGSIMAELITLRPLFPGSSEADEIYKICSVIGTPTKDSWADGLLLARAINYQFPQLAGVHLSSLIPSASEDALNLIRLLCSWDPCKRPTAAEALQHPFFQSCFCVPPSLRSRAAVTRTPPSAGTRGVLDQQGARRYSGAISNSKLFSNFSSPKLNASMITGVQRKLEMVNQNQAATSNDKYTSSIPKQTKYRPVLRKSPTSINKGRTVRGVSDAAEKLANMTIGSRRQSVGQLLKAPPMKTGVEWNTESGGDMFLRSTQPLQPGRSYTRKVAG from the exons ATGGAGAG GTACAAGTTAATCAAGGAAGTAGGTGATGGAACATTTGGGAGTGTTTGGCGAGCTATTAATAAGCAGTCTGGTGAAGTT GTTGCtattaagaaaatgaagaagaaatattattcATGGGATGAGTGCATTAATCTTAGAGAAGTTAAA TCGTTGCGGAAAATGAATCATCCAAATATTGTGAAGCTTAAGGAAGTTATCAGAGAAAATGACATCTTGTATTTTGTGTTTGAATACATG GAATGCAACCTTTACCAACTTATGAAAGATAGAGAAAAGCTTTTCTCTGAAACTGAAATCAGAAATTGGTGTTTCCAAGTTTTTCAAGGCCTGGCTTATTTGCACCAGCGGGGATATTTTCATCGTGACCTTAAACCtg AGAACTTGCTTGTTTCAAAAGACATAATAAGGATTGCTGATTTTGGTCTTGCACGGGAGATCAATTCAAGTCCACCATATACGGAGTATGTCTCAACACGGTG GTATCGAGCCCCTGAAGTGCTTCTTCAGTCTTACCTGTATAGTTCTAAAGTTG ACATGTGGGCTATGGGTTCTATCATGGCTGAGTTGATTACGCTCCGTCCTCTCTTTCCTGGTTCTAG TGAAGCCGATGAAATCTACAAAATATGCAGTGTTATAGGAACTCCAACTAAGGATTCTTGGGCTGATGGACTTCTACTTGCAAGAGCTATAAACTATCAATTCCCACAG ttagcTGGTGTCCATCTCTCTTCATTAATACCATCGGCAAGTGAGGATGCACTTAATCTGATTAGG ttGCTTTGTTCTTGGGATCCCTGCAAGAGGCCTACTGCTGCAGAGGCCTTGCAACACCCATTCTTCCAG AGTTGCTTTTGTGTTCCGCCATCTCTTCGCTCCAGAGCAGCCGTCACGAGAACGCCTCCATCTG CTGGAACAAGGGGAGTATTGGACCAGCAAGGTGCTAGGAGGTATTCTGGGGCAATATCTAATTCAAAGCTCTTTAGtaatttttcttctccaaaGTTAAATGCTTCCATGATTACAG GTGTGCAACGCAAGCTTGAAATGGTTAATCAGAATCAG GCTGCCACTAGTAATGATAAATACACAAGTAGCATTCCTAAGCAAACAAAATATCGCCCAGTGCTTAGGAAGAGTCCAA CCTCGATAAACAAAGGTAGAACAGTGCGTGGAGTTTCAGATGCAGCTGAAAAGTTGGCAAATATGACAATAGGTAGCCGCAGGCAGTCTGTGGGGCAGTTGCTGAAGGCGCCTCCTATGAAGACTGGAGTAGAGTGGAACACTGAGTCAGGAGGTGATATGTTTCTGAGATCTACTCAACCACTGCAGCCGGGGAGAAGTTACACAAGGAAAGTTGCTGGCTAA